One Rhizoctonia solani chromosome 3, complete sequence genomic region harbors:
- a CDS encoding RNA polymerase II transcription factor B subunit 3 produces the protein MSKKFSWLSSTKGGSGPSSRASPAPAAKAAPITINGVKDSSGKTVEYKSDDDVCPLCRSDRFLNPKLRLLQGAGPAPCPTCKTVIRKMGFMAQTFEDLGVEKEVAIRRRIAKHFNKRLEDFDSLQEYNDYLEEVETIGKSTWP, from the exons ATGTCTAAGAAATTTAGCTGGCTTAGCTCTACAAAAGGTGGTAGCGGGCCTTCCTCTCGTGCCTCTCCGGCTCCCGCTGCAAAGGCCGCTCCCATTACTATTAACGGCGTTAAAGACTCAAGCGGCAAAACGGTCGAATACAAG TCAGATGATGATGTCTGTCCACTATGCCGGAGCGACAGGTTTCTGAACCCAAAGCTGCGATTGTTG CAAGGGGCAG GGCCTGCACCATGCCCGACTTGCAAAACAGTCATCCGAAAGATGGGATTCATGGCTCAAACATTTGAAGACCTTGGGGTTGAGAAGGAAGTAGCCATACGGCGGCGTATTGCGAAACA CTTTAACAAGCGATTGGAAGATTTTGATAGTTTACAGGAGTACAATGATTATCTAGAGGAGGTCGAGACCATCGGCAAGTCAACTTGGCCCTGA
- a CDS encoding RNA polymerase II transcription factor B subunit 3, which yields MEAKIAEHRAANAAIIEMNEQREAREAANLRDIEERERLDRQQRAEEARRAEEEEERERERNKLELINQLESSNAPASRVLAKAKAQQRQRETMRNVGSAVPSSSALLRAKAAARAEAAVDVPHVPITDHWSAETHRFTLKESYDDALSIGVRADPRGVMRAGGYMIEQAWSRALSCGVMGLDIPPLRGEGPTPTLPHINDGEAILAT from the exons ATGGAAGCCAAAATTGCCGAGCATCGCGCTGCGAACGCTGCGATCATCGAAATGAACGAGCAGCGAGAAGCCCGAGAGGCTGCCAATCTACGAGATATTGAAGAACGCGAACGACTCGACCGGCAGCAACGGGCCGAAGAAGCTCGTCGggcggaggaggaagaggagcgTGAACGGGAGCGAAATAAACTGGAACTTATCAACCAATTG GAATCCAGCAACGCGCCCGCGTCACGGGTATTGGCTAAAGCAAAGGCTCAACAGCGTCAACGTGAAACAATGCGCAATGTTGGCTCGGCTGTGCCCTCGTCGTCGGCTTTGTTGCGGGCAAAGGCGGCCGCACGTGCCGAGGCTGCCGTGGACGTTCCTCACGTTCCGATTACAGATCATTGGTCCGCTGAGACCCACCGTTTCACTTTGAAAGAATCATACGACGACGCATTGTCGATTGGCGTTCGGGCTGATCCCCGCGGTGTGATGCGCGCCGGCGGATATATGATTGAACAGGCATGGAGCAGGGCTCTAAGCTGTGGGGTAATGGGCCTCGATATTCCTCCCTTACGAGGGGAAGGTCCTACACCGACCCTGCCGCATATCAACGATGGGGAGGCCATCCTGGCTACGTAA